A stretch of Methanococcus voltae PS DNA encodes these proteins:
- a CDS encoding AIR synthase related protein: MDIEGYVRRNLKKGVSEDKIIDVGFKRVLELKEVNEEWAKKFVGAVIEEVKTTEKYKDIDDNDLKYLLGSSTSDVTMGKMGVGSRGQGDFFVHREIARIIGTTNQITEVDSTEQDDAGVVKADAKYVVVAVDGTHSRLSDFPFLAGFHVARAALRDVYVMGADAVALISDVHLADDGDVAKILEYTAGVCAVSEAINVPLVAGSTLRVGGDMVLGDRLVSSVAAIGVIEEGKPTARKRAEVGDVILMTKGSGGGTISTTGLYYGDFDAINQTINVDFLKACKGLINADLLKDIHVMTDVTNGGLRGDAYEISNTAKVSLQVEKEKVYNLVDEKVLKMLENLNIDPLGVSIDSLLIIAPKDKVEEIKNHTGAEVIGVVAEGDTSYLIDNGEKIPLIPKFREAAYTPVKKIVGEQKPEDFEEMKSKVATSCDEAIAKKDFVVKKLKNNIE; the protein is encoded by the coding sequence ATGGATATCGAAGGATATGTTAGAAGAAATTTAAAAAAGGGCGTTTCTGAAGATAAAATAATAGATGTGGGTTTTAAACGTGTTTTAGAATTAAAAGAAGTAAATGAAGAATGGGCAAAGAAATTTGTTGGCGCAGTAATTGAAGAAGTTAAGACAACGGAAAAATACAAAGATATTGATGATAATGACTTAAAATATTTACTTGGTTCAAGTACTTCCGATGTTACCATGGGTAAAATGGGCGTAGGTAGTAGAGGACAGGGCGATTTCTTTGTACATCGAGAAATAGCCCGTATAATTGGAACTACAAATCAAATAACCGAAGTAGATAGTACGGAGCAAGATGACGCAGGTGTCGTAAAAGCAGATGCAAAATACGTTGTAGTAGCAGTAGATGGTACTCACTCACGATTAAGTGATTTTCCATTTTTAGCTGGTTTTCACGTTGCAAGAGCTGCTTTAAGAGACGTTTATGTTATGGGTGCTGATGCAGTTGCCTTAATTAGCGATGTCCATTTGGCAGATGATGGAGACGTTGCAAAAATCTTAGAATATACCGCAGGTGTTTGTGCTGTTTCTGAAGCTATAAATGTACCCTTAGTTGCAGGTAGTACTTTAAGAGTAGGCGGTGATATGGTATTAGGTGACCGTTTGGTAAGTTCAGTAGCTGCAATAGGTGTAATAGAAGAAGGAAAGCCGACTGCAAGAAAAAGAGCGGAAGTGGGCGATGTAATATTAATGACTAAAGGTAGTGGTGGCGGTACTATATCTACAACTGGTCTTTACTATGGTGATTTTGACGCTATAAATCAAACTATAAACGTTGATTTTTTGAAAGCTTGCAAAGGATTAATAAATGCTGATTTATTAAAAGATATTCACGTAATGACTGACGTAACCAATGGTGGACTTAGGGGGGATGCTTATGAAATCTCAAATACGGCAAAAGTATCCTTACAAGTTGAAAAAGAAAAAGTTTACAACTTGGTCGATGAAAAAGTATTAAAAATGCTAGAAAATCTTAATATAGACCCATTAGGGGTTTCAATAGATAGTTTATTAATTATAGCTCCAAAAGATAAAGTTGAAGAAATTAAGAATCACACTGGTGCCGAAGTAATTGGGGTAGTTGCAGAAGGAGATACTAGCTACTTAATTGATAATGGGGAGAAAATCCCATTAATACCTAAATTTAGAGAGGCCGCATATACTCCAGTTAAAAAAATAGTTGGAGAGCAAAAACCTGAAGATTTCGAAGAGATGAAGTCAAAAGTTGCAACATCATGCGATGAAGCAATTGCTAAAAAAGATTTTGTTGTAAAAAAATTAAAAAATAATATTGAATAA
- a CDS encoding aldolase, whose amino-acid sequence MYIPLDIWEENVNEYVSNYSAITKETGKLFIFAGDQKIEHLNNDFKGDGISIEDANPEHLFKIAKYGKIGAFATQFGLICRYGKDYPDINYIVKLNSKTNLVETCQKDPISTLLIDVNDIVEFKKRTGLKIRGIGYTIYLGSEFENIMLSEASRLIHEAHKNGLIAVIWIYPRGKAIRNEKDPNLIAGATGVGACIGADFVKVNYPKSKEPEVDFKDAVASAGRTKVICAGGSSKKPEEFLKILSEQLNISGASGCATGRNIHQKSLLDAVALTYAINEIVYNNKTVEDALEFLKPEIKEKIRDEILLKQYESEKIK is encoded by the coding sequence ATATATATTCCCTTGGATATTTGGGAAGAGAATGTTAATGAATATGTATCAAATTACAGTGCTATAACCAAAGAAACTGGCAAATTATTCATATTTGCAGGAGACCAGAAAATAGAGCATTTAAATAACGATTTCAAAGGTGATGGAATATCCATCGAAGATGCAAATCCAGAACATTTATTTAAAATAGCTAAATATGGTAAAATTGGGGCTTTTGCCACCCAATTTGGATTAATATGTAGATATGGGAAAGATTATCCTGATATAAACTACATCGTAAAATTAAATTCAAAGACCAATTTGGTAGAAACCTGTCAAAAAGACCCTATTAGTACATTATTGATTGATGTAAATGACATAGTGGAATTTAAAAAGAGAACGGGCTTAAAAATAAGGGGAATAGGATATACCATCTATTTAGGGAGTGAATTTGAAAATATTATGCTATCCGAAGCTAGCCGTTTAATCCATGAAGCTCATAAAAATGGATTAATTGCAGTTATATGGATATATCCACGAGGTAAAGCCATTAGGAATGAAAAAGACCCTAATTTAATTGCCGGAGCTACTGGAGTAGGGGCTTGCATAGGTGCTGATTTCGTAAAAGTTAATTATCCTAAATCTAAAGAACCAGAAGTAGATTTTAAAGATGCAGTGGCTTCTGCAGGTAGAACAAAAGTCATATGTGCTGGAGGCTCTAGTAAAAAACCAGAAGAATTCTTAAAAATCCTTTCTGAACAACTAAATATTAGTGGAGCATCAGGTTGTGCCACAGGGCGAAATATTCATCAAAAATCATTATTAGACGCAGTAGCTTTAACTTATGCAATTAATGAGATAGTATATAATAACAAAACTGTAGAAGATGCCTTAGAATTCCTAAAACCAGAAATAAAAGAAAAAATAAGAGATGAAATACTTTTAAAACAGTATGAATCTGAAAAAATAAAATAA
- a CDS encoding metal-dependent hydrolase: MNWKGHVTLGIIMGLPFISSPEQIFLVVAGALYPDLDHDVKSEIVNRGLYIAGGFLALLVLSYLFKPAFFNLDYFIAAILTALIYAVPYYADHRGLTHTFIAMILGSLALGYIILKLSILSPIIACIIALIMVTNDKLLAKTISIAVASWIVFYFLIPPVLNLQGLSHFAVPIFVGYLSHIVGDCVTPMGCKALYPLKRTLRRPEALIMGVFWLLAVIYVHRFL, translated from the coding sequence ATGAATTGGAAAGGGCATGTTACATTGGGCATTATTATGGGATTACCATTTATATCATCACCAGAACAGATTTTTTTAGTTGTTGCGGGTGCTTTATACCCTGATTTAGATCATGATGTAAAATCTGAAATCGTTAATAGAGGGTTATATATTGCAGGGGGCTTTTTAGCATTGCTAGTATTAAGCTATTTGTTTAAACCAGCATTTTTTAATTTAGATTACTTTATAGCGGCGATATTAACCGCTTTAATTTATGCAGTACCTTATTATGCAGACCATCGAGGATTAACACATACTTTCATAGCCATGATACTTGGCTCTCTAGCTTTAGGATATATTATACTCAAATTATCCATATTATCTCCAATAATAGCATGTATTATTGCACTAATTATGGTAACAAACGATAAACTATTAGCAAAAACCATATCTATTGCAGTTGCGAGCTGGATAGTATTTTATTTTTTAATACCTCCAGTTTTAAATTTACAGGGCCTATCTCATTTCGCCGTTCCCATATTTGTGGGATATTTATCCCATATAGTTGGCGATTGTGTAACACCAATGGGTTGTAAGGCACTTTATCCTTTAAAACGTACATTAAGGAGACCTGAAGCCTTAATTATGGGAGTATTTTGGCTTTTAGCGGTTATATATGTACATAGATTTTTATAA